The sequence below is a genomic window from Serratia nevei.
TTCCACGCTGAAAGAGGGGAATACCACTTATGTGAATATTCGCCAGCGTATTCCCGTAAAACTGTATTATCTGACCGCCTGGGTTTCGGATGACGGCCAACCGCAATTCCGTACAGATATTTACAATTATGATAATACGGTGCGATCGGGCGCACAAATTTTGGCTCAGGCCAAAAAATTAATGCAGTAAATGCAGTAATTATAAATAAATAACGGTCAGAATGTTTGGCTATACCGCAGGCCCTCGTCGCCGGGGGCCTGTAAACCTAGGCGTATCGCGGGTTGACTCAGCATACGCAGGCGGTTATGGTTCGGACAGTGCGCTGCTTTGTGCATTTATTTTGACATTCTTGCCGGGTTTAACAGAGTCATGGACAAAATTGATCATCACCGCCGTAAATGGCTGGCGCTAGGTGGCGCCGCTATGGGCATAGCGCTGCTTCCAGGGCAGGCGTTTGCCAGTCTTTCCACCGCTCGGCCGCGTATTTTAGTGCTGAATAACCTGAATACCGGTGAATCTATTAAAGCCGAGTTCTTTGACGGCAAAGGTTACAATAAAGAAGAGTTGGTGCGGCTAAATCATCTGTTCCGCGATTATCGCGCCAACAAGGTTAAATCGATCGATCCCCGCTTGTTTGATCACCTCTATCGCCTGCAGGGGCTGCTGGGCACCAGCAAGCCGGTGCAGCTGATCTCCGGATACCGTTCCGTAGATACCAACAACGAACTGCGTGCGCATAGCCGCGGCGTGGCCAAGCACAGCTACCACACCAAAGGCCAGGCGATGGATTTCCATATCGAAGGCATCCAATTGAGTAATATCCGTAAAGCGGCGTTAAAAATGCGCGCCGGTGGTGTAGGATATTACCCACGTAGCAACTTCGTACACATCGATACCGGCCCGGTTCGGACCTGGTAATCGCTGTGCCATCAGTGAATAACGCCGCCCCTTGCGGATGCGGCGTTATTGTCGTTGGAGCCTTATGAAATACCATCTTATTCCCGTTACCGCCTTTAGCCAGAATTGCAGCCTGATTTGGTGCGAAAACACGCAGCAGGCGGCGTTGGTCGATCCCGGCGGTGAAGCGGAGAAAATCAAAGCGGAAGTCGCGCGGCAGGGGGTGACGATCACTCAGATTCTGCTGACGCACGGTCATTTGGATCACGTCGGTGCGGCGGCGGAGCTGGCGGACCATTATCAGGTGCCGATCTACGGCCCGGATAAAGAAGACGCGTTTTGGCTGGACGGTTTGCCGGCGCAGAGTCGGATGTTTGGACTGGAAGAGTGCGCGCCGCTGACGCCGACCCGCTGGCTGTTGGAAGGCGATGAGATGCAGGTGGGCGAGATGACGCTCAAGGTGCTGCACTGTCCTGGGCATACGCCGGGCCACATCGTCTTTATCAATGAGCAGGCGCGTTTGGCGCTGGTGGGCGACGTGCTGTTTAACGGCGGCGTGGGGCGCAGCGACTTCCCGCGCGGTGACCATCAGGCGCTGATTGCCTCTATTCGTACCAAACTGCTGCCGTTGGGCGACGACATGCGCTTTATTCCCGGCCATGGCCCGATGTCGACCTTCGGCCACGAGCGCCAGACCAACCCGTTCCTGCGCGAAGAGCCGGCGGTGTGGTAACGATTATTTCCCGGCAGGAAAAATCAAGGGGCGCATAGAGCGCCCCTTTTTTTATGACCTGCGTCGATGCTTTTAGAGCACGGCGACGATGGCTTCACACAGCGGCGCCATGTTGTCCGGCGTCATGCCGGCCACGTTCACCCGGCCTGAGTTCACGGCGTAGACGCCGAACTCTTCACGCAGACGCAGCACCTGTTCTTTGGTCAGGCCGCTGAACGAGAACATGCCGTTCTGCTGGATGATGAAGCTGAAGTCCTGCTGCGCGCCTTTCTCCTGCAGAGTATTCACGAACAGCTGACGCATGCGGTGAATACGCTGGCGCATATCGGTCAGTTCCTGCTCCCACATCGCGCGCAGAGCGTCGTTGCCCAGAATGGTAGCGACCACGGCGGCGCCGTGTGACGGCGGGTTGGAGTAGTTGGCGCGAATCGCCGCTTTCACCTGGCTAAAGGCGCGGTCGGCGGTTTCGGCATCGGCAGCCACAATGGTGCAAGCGCCGACGCGCTCATTGTACAGACCGAAGTTTTTCGAGTAGGAACTGGCGACGATCAGCTCTTTATGTTTGGCGGCGAAAATACGCAGGCCCTGCGCATCCTCTTCCAGTCCATTGGCGAAGCCCTGATAAGCGAAGTCGAACAGCGGCAGCCAGCCGTTGGCGACGGAAAGTTCGGCCAGCTGCGCCCACTGCTCCGCCGTTGGATCGATACCGGTCGGGTTATGGCAACAGCCGTGGAACAGCACCACATCGCCGGCCTGCGCCTGTTTCAGGCTGTTCAGCAGGCCGTCGAAATCCAACGCGTGGTTGGCGGCGTCGTAGTAGGCGTATTCCAGCACTTCCAGGCCCACGGCGCTAAAGACGTTCTTGTGGTTCGGCCAGCTTGGGTTGCTGATCCAGATGCGTTTGGCGCTGGTCTGGTTAGCGATAAAGTCTGCCGCCACGCGCAGGCCGCCGGTGCCGCCTGGCGTCTGTGCGGTGCGCGCGCGACGATCGGCGATGATCGGGCTCTCTTTGCCGAACAACAGCGCTTGCGTGCAGCTGGCGAACGCCGGGATGCCTTCAATACCGAGATAGTTTTTGGTGGTCTCATTTTCCAGCAGATACTGCTCAGCTTTTTTTACGCTGGTCAGCACCGGGGTTTTACCGGTTTCGTCTTTATAAACGCCAATCCCTAAATTGATTTTATTCGGGCGGGCGTCGGCGCGGAAAATGTCGGTCAGGCCCAGGATCGGGTCGGCGGGTGCGGCGGTGATTTTTTCAAACATGTCAGGTGCTTCCAAATCTCGGAGTTAAGCAGACAGAAGCATCAGGGTAACGCCAGTTACCGGCTTTGCCAACCGTTTGCGACAAAAACACCGCGATCTTGCGAAGGGGGAGTATTAGGCAGAAAAAATGATGGGGAAGGAGAAATTGGCAGGATAAAAAGTTACCGGCTGACACAAACAAAAACAGGGCCGAGGCCCTGTTTTTTTAACTTAGCCGACGGTAAACCGCCGTTAAGCGAGACAACTTAGAACTGGTACACCAGACCAACAGCTACGATATCGTCAGTAGCGGTGCCGGTTGCTTTGGTGAACGCGTTGTCATCCAGCAGGTTGATTTTGTAATCAACGTAGGTGGACATGTTTTTGTTGAAGTAGTAAGTGGTACCAACAGAAACATATTTAACCAGATCCTGGTCAGAACCCGCGCCTGGGACGTTCAGGTTTTTACCTTTAGACTGCAGGTAAGACACTTCTGGACGCAGACCGAAGTCGAACTGGTACTGAGCAGTCACTTCGAAGTTCTGAGTTTTGCTGGCGAAGCCGCCGCATTTTTCAGAAGCAGCACAGGTGTTAGTGAAGTCACCGCCGCCGAATGGAGTCATGTTACGGGTTTCTGCATACATGGCCGCCAGGTAAACGTTGTTGGCGTCGTATTTCGCGCCCACGGTCCATGCGTCAGCCTTGTCGCCACGCTCGTTGGAACGCAGTTTCTGATCGTCGGTACGGTTGGAAGAAGCGTATGCAGCGCCGAAGCTTACGCCTTCGCCGATGTCATAAGTAGAGGAGATACCCCAGCCGTCGCCGTTCTGTTTCTTAACGTCACGACCGTCGTTCTGGTTCTTGCCCTGGTATTGCAGAGCAAAGTTCAGGCCGTCAACCAGACCGAAGAAGTTGTTGTTACGATAGGTCGCAACGCCGTTGGTACGGCCAGTCATGAAGTTGTCGGTGTAGGTGTAGGTATCGCCACCGAACTCTGGCAGCATATCGGTCCAGCCTTCCACGTCGTACAGTACGCCGTAGTTACGGCCGTAGTCGAAGGAGCCGTAGTCAGCGAATTTCAGACCGGCAAAGCCCAGACGGGTTTTGGTGCCTTCGGTGCCCTGAGACTCGGAGTGGTTGGACTGAACGTTGTATTCCCACTGGCCGTAACCGGTCAGTTGGTCAGTAATCTGAGTTTCACCTTTGAAGCCAAAACGAACATAGGTCTGATCGCCGTCATTACCTTTGTCTTTGGAGAAGTAGTGCAGACCGTCAACTTTGCCGTACAGATCCAGCTTGTTGCCGTCTTTGTTGTAGATTTCAGCTGCGTTTGCTGCACCAGCAGCCAACAGAGCCGGGATAACCACTGCAAGAATGTTGCGCTTCATCATTATTACCCTCATTGGTGTTATTCGGACACCTTTGCCACTGCCGCCAATAATTCTTTGGGAACTATTGTTGATAGATTGGTGTCGTCCTGTGTCTGAACGCAGTGTTCCATTCACAGGCGGGTTAATCTAGGACGAAAATGATACCAATGTCCCAATCAGGTTGCAAAAAGAAAGTATGTGTAACTAAATGTAATTTTTAGGGAACTTTGTGACGTGCGTCAATATTAAAAAATGCGAAAGGCCAGCGATGCTGGCCTTTGTTTTGTAACGAAATCGTTTAAAAAACGTTTGATCGTATAAATTAGAAGCTTGCGTTACGTGGCGTGCGCGGGAATGGAATCACATCGCGCACGTTTTGCACGCCGGTGACATAGGCGATTAAACGTTCAAAGCCCAGGCCGAAACCGGAATGCGGCACGGTGCCGTAGCGGCGCAGATCGCGATACCACCAGTAGTCTTCTTTATTCAGCCCCATCTCTTCCAGACGCTGATCGAGCACGTCGAGGCGTTCTTCACGCTGCGAGCCGCCGATGATTTCGCCGATGCCCGGTGCCAGAACGTCCATGGCCGCGACGGTTTTGCCGTCTTCGTTCATGCGCATATAGAACGCTTTGATGTCTTTCGGGTAGTTTTTCACCACCACCGGCGCCTGGAAGTGTTTCTCAGCCAGGTAACGTTCATGCTCGGAAGAGAGATCGATGCCCCAGGAAACCGGGTTTTCGAAGGTTTGGCCCGAGGCCAGCAGGATCTCGATGGCGTCGGTGTAGTCCACCTGCGCGAAATCGGAAGAAACGAAACGCTCCAGACGAGAGATTGCGTCTTTATCCACGCGCTCGGCGAAGAATTTCAGGTCATCGGCACGTTCATCCAGCACCGCCTGGAACACATACTTCAACATACTTTCGGCCAGGCCGGCAACGTCGTCCAGCGTCGCGAAGGCCACTTCCGGCTCGATCATCCAGAATTCCGCCAGGTGGCGGCTGGTGTTGGAGTTTTCGGCGCGGAAGGTTGGGCCGAAGGTGTAAACCTTGGACAGCGCACAGGCGTAGGTTTCGCCGTTCAGCTGTCCGGAAACGGTAAGGAAGGCTTCTTTACCGAAGAAGTCTTCGCTGAAGTCGACGGTGCCCTTGTCGGTGCGCGGCAGGTTTTCCAGATCCAGCGTGGACACGCGGAACATCTCGCCGGCGCCTTCGGTATCGGAAGCGGTGATCAGCGGGGTGGACACCCAGAAATAGCCGTTTTCATGGAAGAAGCGGTGGATCGCCTGCGCCAGGGTATGACGCACGCGCGCCACGGCGCCGATCAGGTTGGTGCGCGGGCGCAGGTGAGCCACTTCGCGCAGGTATTCGATGCTGTGGCGCTTGGCCGCCATCGGGTAGGTGTCTGGATCGTCGACCCAGCCGACCACTTTGATCGCGGTGGCCTGCAGTTCGAAGCTCTGGCCTTCGCCCGGTGAGGCGACGACCTTACCGGTCACTTCAACTGAGCAACCGGTGGTCAGGTGCAGTACTTCATCCTGATAATTCGGCAGAGAATTATTAACGACGGCCTGTAACGGATCAAAGCAGGAACCGTCATAGACGGCCAGGAAGGAGATACCAGCTTTTGAATCTCTCCGGGTACGTACCCAGCCGCGTACGGTGACTTCACTGTCAACCGCAGCACGACCTTGCAGTACGTCGACTACAGGCACTACGCTCATAGATTTCTCTCTTTAATAATTTGGTTTAGAAATAGCTTACAACCCAAGAATATGGGGGTAATGGCTATGTTACTTGCCGCGGTGCAGAGCACAAGCAGAAATCATCGGATTGGCGCAACATTTATCGCGGCTGGCTGAAAAGAGGGCGTTCGGGATAAAAACAAAAAAGCCGGCGCGTGAACCGGGCCGGCTTTCTCTCTATATAAAGAAGGATCAGCTGGCTTTCTTCACCAGCGGCAGATCGAAGGCTTTGCGCAGGGCCCTGACGAACGCCTGATCCTGACAAATGGTTTTGCCGGGGCTGTCGGAGAGCTTGGCCACCGGTTTGCCTTTGCACTCGACCAGTTTGATCACGATATTCAGCGGCTTGACGCCGGGAATATCGCAGGTCAGGCGCGTGCCGATGCCGAATCCGAGGTTGATGCGTTGATAGAAGTGGCGGTAGAGCGCCAGCGCTTTGTCCAGATCCAGGTTGTCCGAGAACACCAGCGTTTTGCTCATCGGGTCGATGCCCAGTTTCTCGTAGTGGGCAATGGCCTTTTCACCCCACTCGACGGGATCGCCCGAATCGTGGCGCAGCCCCTGATAACGCTCGGCGAACTGAGGGCCGAAGTCGCGCAGGAAGGCATCCATGGTGATGCAGTCGGTAAGCGCGATGCCAAGCTGGTCCGGGTATTCATCCAGCCAGGCTTGCAATGCGGCGCGCTGGCTGTTGGCCAGCACCGGGCTTATCTGCTGGTGCGCCTGGAACCATTCATGCGCCTGCGTGCCGACCGGCGCCAGGCCGAGCTGGTGAGCCAGATCGTAATTGCTGGTGCCCGACAGGTACGGGAATTCGGCCTGCAAGGTGCTGACGATGGCCTGCTGAACGCCCTGAGAGAAACGGCGACGAGTGCCGAAGTCCATCAGCTTGAAGCGCGAAAGGTCCAGATCGCCCGCCAGCGTCTTGAACTGCGCCAGCTTGGTCTGCAGATGTGCCACCGCCTGTTCCGGCGTCACCTGCGCAGAGCGGCGGCGATGCACCACTTCGCTGATCACCGCCAGCAGCGGCACTTCCCACATGATCACTTCGCGCCACGGCCCGGCGATGCGGATGTGCAGCTTGCCGTCGCGGTTCTCGACGATCACCTGCTGCGGATCGTAGCGGAACGTCCGCAGCCAGTTCAGATAATCCTGACGGAAGAAAGGCAGGCCCGAGAGATAAGCGAATTCGGCGTCGGTCAGTGCCAGCCGGCTCATCAGCGCCACCTGCGCGCGGATCTCGTCGGCATATTCGCCCAGCAGTTCGTCGCCGCGGCAGCGGAATTCCGCCGCCACGCTGATCGCGGGATAGCGATGGAACACTGCTTGCTGCATATGAAGCTTATAAGCATCGGTATCAAGCAGTGATGTCAAAATCGGGGAAGCGTATTGAGTCATAGCGCGTTACAGCATCCTCGTCAGGCGCGTGTCCAAATCCGGATAATCATAAAAGTGGGGGTGGAGTATACCCGGATTATCCTGTTATTGAAGCTGCATCACACCATAAATCACCAAAGCGGGTCGAGGATTAAACGTGCCTTTATGGCGGCCTAGCGGCGGCGGGGAAGAAAAAAAGCCAGATATGCCTGTAAGGTGAATGACTTAGCCTAATTAGTCATAAAAATTATAATGTTAATTATTTTAAACAGCGAATCAGATAAACCCGATCTGAGTGTGTACGCTGACCCGATCCTTGCCGTTCTTTTTGCAAAAATAGAGCGCTTCGTCCGCCTGTTTGATCGCCGCCTGCAGCGCGGTGAACGCGTTGACCGGCGCAATGCCGCAGCTGGTGGTGAAACGCACTTGCCGTCCGTCGGTCAGATTTAGCGTCAGGCGATGAGTACGGGTGCGCAATTGCTCCATGATGTCCCGCGCGTTGTCCAACGAACAGTTGCCCAGCAGCACCGCGAACTCTTCGCCGCCGTAGCGGCAGAAAATGTCGCTGGCGCGGAACGCGCGTTGCAGCAGGTGGCCGAATGCCACCAGCGCCTGGTCACCTACGTCGTGGCCATAGCTGTCGTTGAGCTGTTTGAAATTGTCGATATCGATCAGGCAAAAGGCCTGTGGATAGCTGCTGTCACCCAGCAGCTGGCATTCAAGGAAGAATTTACGGCGGTTATAAATATTGGTGAGCGGATCGAGGAAGGAAGAGGCCTCGAGCTCTTTAATCAACAGTTGCTTCTCACTTTCCAGCGAGACCTTGTCCAGCTGGTATTGCCTGAGCTGCTGAATGGCGTCGCTGATGGCGATCAGTTCCCGGCTGTAGAAAGCGTCGTTGCGATCGATATTCATCTCGCCGCGGGACAGCCGAACGATATTGTTGTGAGTCTTGGTCAGCCAACGGTTGATGTTGGTGCAGAACACCAGCGCCGGCAAAATGAACAGCAACACCACCAGGCCGGCGAGCGCGATCATGCCGTAAATGGTGGTCTGGCTATCGTAAATTTTGTGACGCGAAGCGACGGTTTCCAGCTCGAAGCTGCGTTGATACAGCGCCTGCGAAAGCCCGCTCA
It includes:
- the asnS gene encoding asparagine--tRNA ligase translates to MSVVPVVDVLQGRAAVDSEVTVRGWVRTRRDSKAGISFLAVYDGSCFDPLQAVVNNSLPNYQDEVLHLTTGCSVEVTGKVVASPGEGQSFELQATAIKVVGWVDDPDTYPMAAKRHSIEYLREVAHLRPRTNLIGAVARVRHTLAQAIHRFFHENGYFWVSTPLITASDTEGAGEMFRVSTLDLENLPRTDKGTVDFSEDFFGKEAFLTVSGQLNGETYACALSKVYTFGPTFRAENSNTSRHLAEFWMIEPEVAFATLDDVAGLAESMLKYVFQAVLDERADDLKFFAERVDKDAISRLERFVSSDFAQVDYTDAIEILLASGQTFENPVSWGIDLSSEHERYLAEKHFQAPVVVKNYPKDIKAFYMRMNEDGKTVAAMDVLAPGIGEIIGGSQREERLDVLDQRLEEMGLNKEDYWWYRDLRRYGTVPHSGFGLGFERLIAYVTGVQNVRDVIPFPRTPRNASF
- a CDS encoding YcbK family protein, with product MDKIDHHRRKWLALGGAAMGIALLPGQAFASLSTARPRILVLNNLNTGESIKAEFFDGKGYNKEELVRLNHLFRDYRANKVKSIDPRLFDHLYRLQGLLGTSKPVQLISGYRSVDTNNELRAHSRGVAKHSYHTKGQAMDFHIEGIQLSNIRKAALKMRAGGVGYYPRSNFVHIDTGPVRTW
- a CDS encoding GGDEF domain-containing protein — its product is MKIKYAIYFFTLCLMTSFSLFIVEELLEAHTDYRDNQLNLYKIDRAKEISEAFQASLQAHRLKRLSLIDPQITRAQCLAADRVAREKIARIREHLNDPVARQLGVRQKIAALSMIGLMEQLLDNDNLQLSQVNNANANLFNINSAYYISQTSKSYYRYTYDTRMVDTDSFMFLEAIRLNNRLNMSLTELSDQIIDVNVNPLDRKDAYLKSIQLTGVLNALSTRLIFMKINYDDVQTTELVNQLLTLVSAERLKLITDGLYTAINTQKPYPAALISRYVDELSGLSQALYQRSFELETVASRHKIYDSQTTIYGMIALAGLVVLLFILPALVFCTNINRWLTKTHNNIVRLSRGEMNIDRNDAFYSRELIAISDAIQQLRQYQLDKVSLESEKQLLIKELEASSFLDPLTNIYNRRKFFLECQLLGDSSYPQAFCLIDIDNFKQLNDSYGHDVGDQALVAFGHLLQRAFRASDIFCRYGGEEFAVLLGNCSLDNARDIMEQLRTRTHRLTLNLTDGRQVRFTTSCGIAPVNAFTALQAAIKQADEALYFCKKNGKDRVSVHTQIGFI
- the pncB gene encoding nicotinate phosphoribosyltransferase; translated protein: MTQYASPILTSLLDTDAYKLHMQQAVFHRYPAISVAAEFRCRGDELLGEYADEIRAQVALMSRLALTDAEFAYLSGLPFFRQDYLNWLRTFRYDPQQVIVENRDGKLHIRIAGPWREVIMWEVPLLAVISEVVHRRRSAQVTPEQAVAHLQTKLAQFKTLAGDLDLSRFKLMDFGTRRRFSQGVQQAIVSTLQAEFPYLSGTSNYDLAHQLGLAPVGTQAHEWFQAHQQISPVLANSQRAALQAWLDEYPDQLGIALTDCITMDAFLRDFGPQFAERYQGLRHDSGDPVEWGEKAIAHYEKLGIDPMSKTLVFSDNLDLDKALALYRHFYQRINLGFGIGTRLTCDIPGVKPLNIVIKLVECKGKPVAKLSDSPGKTICQDQAFVRALRKAFDLPLVKKAS
- the ompC gene encoding porin OmpC, with translation MMKRNILAVVIPALLAAGAANAAEIYNKDGNKLDLYGKVDGLHYFSKDKGNDGDQTYVRFGFKGETQITDQLTGYGQWEYNVQSNHSESQGTEGTKTRLGFAGLKFADYGSFDYGRNYGVLYDVEGWTDMLPEFGGDTYTYTDNFMTGRTNGVATYRNNNFFGLVDGLNFALQYQGKNQNDGRDVKKQNGDGWGISSTYDIGEGVSFGAAYASSNRTDDQKLRSNERGDKADAWTVGAKYDANNVYLAAMYAETRNMTPFGGGDFTNTCAASEKCGGFASKTQNFEVTAQYQFDFGLRPEVSYLQSKGKNLNVPGAGSDQDLVKYVSVGTTYYFNKNMSTYVDYKINLLDDNAFTKATGTATDDIVAVGLVYQF
- a CDS encoding MBL fold metallo-hydrolase, with protein sequence MKYHLIPVTAFSQNCSLIWCENTQQAALVDPGGEAEKIKAEVARQGVTITQILLTHGHLDHVGAAAELADHYQVPIYGPDKEDAFWLDGLPAQSRMFGLEECAPLTPTRWLLEGDEMQVGEMTLKVLHCPGHTPGHIVFINEQARLALVGDVLFNGGVGRSDFPRGDHQALIASIRTKLLPLGDDMRFIPGHGPMSTFGHERQTNPFLREEPAVW
- a CDS encoding amino acid aminotransferase, with protein sequence MFEKITAAPADPILGLTDIFRADARPNKINLGIGVYKDETGKTPVLTSVKKAEQYLLENETTKNYLGIEGIPAFASCTQALLFGKESPIIADRRARTAQTPGGTGGLRVAADFIANQTSAKRIWISNPSWPNHKNVFSAVGLEVLEYAYYDAANHALDFDGLLNSLKQAQAGDVVLFHGCCHNPTGIDPTAEQWAQLAELSVANGWLPLFDFAYQGFANGLEEDAQGLRIFAAKHKELIVASSYSKNFGLYNERVGACTIVAADAETADRAFSQVKAAIRANYSNPPSHGAAVVATILGNDALRAMWEQELTDMRQRIHRMRQLFVNTLQEKGAQQDFSFIIQQNGMFSFSGLTKEQVLRLREEFGVYAVNSGRVNVAGMTPDNMAPLCEAIVAVL